The DNA window CCATCCTAGGGCACTGGGGAGTGGACTGAGATGAGGAGAAGGAACTAGAAGGGAAGTCTTGCTCAAAGAAGCTTGCTGGGCCATCGATTCACTTCCTAGGTGTCCCATGCACCATGATCATTATAGTTTCACACACCTTAAAATAGGTTTGTACCCCTCTCTTATTGGAGACTGACAATTCACCACCCTTAAACAACTCTTCAGGTAGGAACTGAGCAGATCTGAAAAAAACACTCCTTTTAGAGCAGTTTTGCCTTTGATCTATAGGGAGACTTTCTTGCTCCAGAGATTCAAGTCTGTTGGAGTCAGAGACTGGTGCTTGCACTTTACGGGTGAAAGATGAGGAATTCTGTAGAAGCTGCATTTATTCACGTATGTGGGTGTTCAGTTGAGAGAAAGAGCTGAAACTGCACAACCACAATCCCTTGGACTGCCTAAGAAGTGCTCTCAAGCGGCTAAGGAAGCTTTATAATCCCTCTCTGCTAGGTCAAGAACAGAGAAACGTAGGACTGGAAAGCAAGGCTGGATGCAGCAGGAATCTGAACAGGGGAGTGGATATGGATATATCTGCTCCTGTCCCATATGAAACAGAGGATACTCCATGCCAGATTCATGCAGTCACCATCAGAAACTCCAGGAAAGAACCCTAGGACTACAGAGGCTGGACCCCCATCTACCTCAGTAATCATTTTATAAGCTGACTTTCAAAAAAGCATCCATCTCAGAAACAGTTTGGATTCCTGTCATGAAACTTCTCACTGAAGCACCTCCTGGCTCATGTGAGGAGGAACATTAATTTCTAGTGCTCAGACCATCAGAGTCAGTCCATACCCTATTTATCCTTGAGCTAACACTATCCTATGGCGAAAATAGTTTTTCTGCCCTTCTTGCGATTGCTCCAACAGACTGATAGCAAGCCCTCAGCACTCCCAACAACCTCACGTCCTTAGCCTAAAGCCAGTAAGAGCCCATTAGATACACTTTTCACTGTCTTGGCCACCCTAGAAACAGCTCTAGGTGTCCAGCAGGCTTCTGTATAAAGAAGTGGCATTTTCTACCATCACCGCTGGTAGACAGGAGTTGCCGAGGCTAAGTCACATGTGATGTTCCTGCACCCAACTAATTCATTTGAGTCTTACCCTCTTCCATTGCTTCCAAATGTGGGTCATCAGTTTGTAGGAGTAACACAAGCAGGTCAGTGTTTTGGGCTACTAAGCATTTAAGTTTGCTCTCTGTAGTGTTACATTTCTTGCCACTTGTACATCTGCAGGTGGCACCTCACATAATACTCCCCATGTGATCATTGAGACCATCccatggctgtgccagcagcacattTCAGTAACAACTCCCTATTTCCAATGCCTCGAGTcaggaaaatatgaaacaaaacacagaagctTAACAAGGGGACCATGCTGGCAACTTCGCACCCCACAGATCTTTCAGTACAAGCTGTTCTTATCTCACTTATCTcctttttagtaattttttaaaatctaacaATACTTCCGCTATTTGCCCTCTCCTCATATTGAGCTAGTAAATGCCCCTCTAATGCTATGCCCAAAGCATTAATGAAGTCCAAATGACCCAACTCTACCTTGTAGATGCTTCCAATGACTGGAAGAAAAGATCAAACACAACTTCCAGACATGCATGTTCCCATTTCTCTTATCTGGCCAACCAATTCTGTTGGCAAGGAAATAAAGCCCTTGGCCGCAGTGCAAGTCTATCAACATATTTTACTCAATTTTGCCTTCAcattcaaagtattttttccttaaagagTTTTTTGAAAGCCTCACAGTCTATCCATATTAAAAGAAGAGCACCTGCCTATGCTGTGCTGTACCCCCTGTTCTAAATATGAAGTTCACAATTGTTTCTGTCCCACAGAGCCATACTTTGACTAAGTGTATCAAATTATTGCCTCATGAAATTGCAATGTCACGTGACTGATTTTTGACACATATTTGGGATCAAGATCATCAGCCTCACTGATATGAGGATGGGGACACCTTTTGGTTAGCCCCCTCCTTGCTCTGAAGAATTATTCtaggagagaagaaaatatggTATCACAGGCTCAGGGCTCATATAATGCTGTGACCACACACAAACAATCTTCCACCTGGAACCTCTGCTAACTGCACAGCAGCTCTATTTATTCTTTGTCTCCTTGTTCTCTTTTGTTCACTCTGTTCCAGagatttttgttatttaattccttttgcCAAGTCTCACCCAGCTTGATGTCTGGCAATCCCTCCCCACAATTTATAAGCTACGTTATCTTCTTCACTGCTTATTCCCCTTTCCCACATCTGTTAGATTCTCTGCTTACATACTGTTTTTATTGTTGGCTATTTATCTAAGACCACAGCCCCTCCTCTCTAGCCTTCCCTTTGCGATGAAAGCTCCAGATGGAATTTCTTAATGTCAAAAAGATAAAAGATTTGCTCTGCCCATATTTAACTCCCTGTGGCTTTGGAGTGTGCTGGCTGCAGATAGTTCTTTTCCAAATGCCTCCTCTGTTGCCTCCTTGTTTATCTCTCTCTTCCATTCAAATGGTATGTCTTAGAAGGGGCAATTACTGATTTCGTCTAACCTACCGTGAACACATTGTAAGGAACACTTTAGGCTTGGTCCTGGCCAGCTCCCTGAAAGTCCTTGTAGGTCCCTGTGGGTTGAAAAAGACTTTGATAAAGTCTCTCACTCTCCATTGCTGTGCCCCAAGTCTTATTACATGACCAAAGCAAATCCAGTCCACTCCCAGCTGCAGAATCCTCTCggaggagagggggaagaaaaatgtagATTTCATTCTCATTCCCACTCAACATTCAAGATGAGCAAAAGCTTTATGTTTGGGGCAGGCAGGatggagagctgggaaaatgGGCAAAATCTGAAGGGTTCCATATGCAGAAAAGAGACAAGGGCTACTCCGGGGCTgagaatgagaagaaaaatacctgTAAGTTCATTAAATGATTTTGtgtttgctctctttttttAGATTATAGAGGTCTTGCCTGGCAactttcccctcttttctcGGATGTCTGCAAAAGAATTCAGAAATACACAATTTTCCTGTACGCATTTGGTTGACTATAATTCTGGTTCATCAGTTTTTAGTGCCCGACAGTCAGAGAGGGTCAGCACTGGCAACCatcatgtaattatttttatcatcaGCCTTGGACAGCTAGttcctgcagaaacacagcactgtgcagggacacctcaaACTACTCAGTGCACAGGTCAGAGCTGCACATCTGTCAGGTTTATGCTGCACATTCTGCATGAACAGccaaaagcaaaacccacatTTAAGACTTATGAGACCTGGCCTATAGAGATGTCCATTCTTCTCCACTCTGGCAACTTCGGTGAACCTCTcccagcaaataaaaaatagtcCTATATTATGGCTTATCTTAACCAGTACAGAGGTCTAAGTCCCAGcaaggataaaaataaaacagggacAATTAATTCTTACCacaaagaactgaaaaactAAAGAGGCAAAAGAGTCAGCTGCAATTAGCCTCTTCTAGAGATGAAGTTCACAGAACAGGAGAGATTAATTGACTTAATTAGGAAGTGGAGAACTGAAGCAATAATTAAACTGAAATCACCTGAGAAGGCAGCAAGTTCCTTAACCCGAAGACCATTAGTCTTCTCTAAATTGCATCTTCCCTGATTGGATGACCCCTGCAATTAATCAGCATTGATTTCAAATTGCTCTTTTAGGTGTAAGTACTGTCTTTTACCCACTGCTGGCTGATGTGCTGCTAGTGGCTAGCTTGGTTCGGAGAGCTGTCAAGCTCCTGTGGAatgagcagctgcagcgcttATCTTGCTGTATCTGCTGTGGGAAGCAAAACTAGACCACCACAAATAAGCTGTTCCATGCTGActcatttcaaaggaaaaatctgttttgaagaTGCTGTTGGGGCTCCAGTATTCGTCATCTGGTGACAACTCTCACCTTGGGAAAGAATGCAAAATCTACCAGCTTCCAGCAAGGACCATTTTAGTCACATCTTGAGGTTAAAATTCAACCTTCACTTTGATGGGCTGTGGTAGGAGAAGAAATAGAATGAGTGATAAGCCTaactttccttttcccctgccacAGTCTCCTCCATCACTCCAAATATCTCTCCCACCTTCCACATTGTTTTTGTGCAGGTCAAATGTGTTGGGGGAACTCCCCATAGACACCTGGGCCACCCACATGTACAGAGCCATTTACAGCCAAACGCTTCCTGAAGTTTGGATACAGGAATGTACTTCAGAACATATTGTTACACTAACTGGCTGTACAGCAGCATGTACATATGTGAACAGCCAGGACAGAATGGCAACAACCTGTAGGGCAGTagggcagcacagcctggggaccaCAGAAACCCACTGCACGTTCTGGTACTGTGGGCTCTGCTCAGACccaacagctgctgctgagctttcCTGTGCTTTCTTCTAGAAACTCTTTCTCTTCCAACCATTTCTGTGATTCCCTCCTCGAGGAGCACATTCAGTGCAGGCAGCTCGGCgtgcagctgcagtgtcaggcACAGGTTGGGCTCTGGGTGGTGAGAGCCCCAGGCAAGAGGCCAGGAACTGGCACTGACCCTTTGCACAACAGAGGGCACAGGacctgtggcacagccaggtgacTGGATGCtgagacacagcaggagctgaggactCAGCAGGAAGAGCTAGGACTTTGTCACTCACAGACTGGATAAGCATAAaagttcagtgttttctttgtaCTTCTGAGGCTCTGCTAAGGAAAACCCAGACTCAAGACGGTAAGAAAACCTGGTCAAAGTGTGTGTGCGGGGGGTGTAGAAAGTCAAGTGGGGCACCCGTCAGTTCAGTGGAGCTGCCTGCTGAGAAGGGGCTTTGGTCCCAGTAGTTACAATCTCTGGTGGTGAGAGTGATACTTCCAGAGTGCCTCCTGAATGGTCAGTCAGGAAAGTTTCCTGTACACCCTTTCAGAGGGGAGGTTATTCTGGGATATATCAAGGCTTAAGTTACACAGCAAGGGCCTCCTTTAACCAGCTTCAATTTCATTCCAGGCACACTGCTGTACCTGCTATCCCCACTGCAAAGGACTTCTCCCACCCCTACTGGTTGTGTGTCCAGTGTTTCACTGAGGTAACAAAATTGGTTTTTGTTCCTGTAATTTGGGGCACCTAAAAGAGAGAGGCTGACATCCCATACATTTGCTGAAAGCTTTGGACTTTTCTTACATAAGCAAAAGAACAAAGATCAGCTCAAGCAAATTCTCTGTTTGCTGGGAGTCAGAGTGATAAGGAGAATGTCCCTTGGGTTACTGTATTACCTAAAACCTTGGCTTTTGCTAGCGCACTCATTATGGTGAGAGGTGCCTGTATGAATACTGATAGTTTGTATGCATCTGCTGGTTTTAGATAGGACCCTGAACAAAACCCTGGGAGCGCTCACCTCCCATGTTTGCATTTTGATAAACTTCTGCAGGGTGTGGGATGGGAGATCCTGGAACCAAATGACTGCAGCCCTTTTCTGCTATTTCCTCCTGCAGCTTTATAGCCAACTGCAACAAAAGCATTCGGTGATGGCACTGGGGTCTGAACTTGCAACTGTGGATCCCTTAAGGTAATCAGTGAGTCGGGCTGAGGCATGCCTGTGCATTAGGAAAATCTCTTTGATGGCTGCCAGGAGCTGTTACTCCCAGTCTAGTATCGACATTCATCCCGTTCTGGGGCAGGTGCCAGTCCCACCTCCATTACCTTGGTCCAGCTCTGTCCCCCGAAACCGGCCCTCGGGGCGGGAATCCACCACCTGGAACTTTAGGGACGACACGTTCTGTACCATCTCCTCAAAAGTCTTCACCAGGGCcctgttcagcctggccttAAAGACAGCCGGGGTGGGCTGGGTGACCTCTGCTGTGACGGGGTGCCCCTCCTTCACCCAGTTCTTGAAGCCACCATTCAGCACGGAGACCTCCTTGTGCCCAAAGGCCCGGAACATCCACCAGGCGCGGGGGGCGTAGAAGGTGCCCACCTCGTCCCCGTCGTACACCACCACGTGGGTGTCATTGCTGACCCCCAGCCCGCCCACGTAGTCGGCGAACTGGGACTCGCTGGGCAACATGAAGTCGTAGGGGGAGGACTTGTCCCGGCACTCCTCGATGTCGAAGAACGACGCCCCGGGGATGTGCCTCTCCTTGAACTCCTGCCGGGCGTTTCGCTCCTTGGGGGGGTACCAGGAGGCATCCAGCACCCGCAGGCCTGCACCCACCCGCCCGGCC is part of the Cinclus cinclus chromosome 4, bCinCin1.1, whole genome shotgun sequence genome and encodes:
- the TST gene encoding thiosulfate sulfurtransferase isoform X2 is translated as MARQGLSRALVTASWLAEAVRAGRVGAGLRVLDASWYPPKERNARQEFKERHIPGASFFDIEECRDKSSPYDFMLPSESQFADYVGGLGVSNDTHVVVYDGDEVGTFYAPRAWWMFRAFGHKEVSVLNGGFKNWVKEGHPVTAEVTQPTPAVFKARLNRALVKTFEEMVQNVSSLKFQVVDSRPEGRFRGTELDQGNGGLESGHIPGAVNIPFHSFLSETGHEKSIEEIQEIFREKKVDLSKPLTATCRKGVTACQIALAAFLCGKRDVAVYDGSWSEWFHRAPPHYKVSEVKRSKA
- the TST gene encoding thiosulfate sulfurtransferase isoform X1; the encoded protein is MARQGLSRALVTASWLAEAVRAGRVGAGLRVLDASWYPPKERNARQEFKERHIPGASFFDIEECRDKSSPYDFMLPSESQFADYVGGLGVSNDTHVVVYDGDEVGTFYAPRAWWMFRAFGHKEVSVLNGGFKNWVKEGHPVTAEVTQPTPAVFKARLNRALVKTFEEMVQNVSSLKFQVVDSRPEGRFRGTELDQGLESGHIPGAVNIPFHSFLSETGHEKSIEEIQEIFREKKVDLSKPLTATCRKGVTACQIALAAFLCGKRDVAVYDGSWSEWFHRAPPHYKVSEVKRSKA